A DNA window from Candidatus Eisenbacteria bacterium contains the following coding sequences:
- the nrfD gene encoding polysulfide reductase NrfD: protein MEMFREIMGRVSGYIYPNEIEINWSILIVVYPYLTGLVAGAFILASLVKVFNVKELQPTYRLSLLTALSFLLIAPFPLLLHLAWPMRSFEIFLTPNLTSAMAMFGFVYAWYLMGVLLLEVWFEFRRDLVVLARETKGVLRFVYRLLSLFSSDISEAALAFDRKAIRFITIIGIPSAFLLHGYVGFIFGSIKANPWWSSVLMPIVFLMSAIVSGIAMVVLLYMIITATRNETIDMKCLDKIVTFLFYAVIVDFSLEFLDFIHRLYESEESIQILGQLIALRLFQNLVILQVLMGMLVPLAILVVVELRRFNDDMRKLLYFISVILIQLGIFSTRWNVVIGGQLFSKSLRGLMTYKMEITGLEGLLTALVLLILPFVILTVLVRILPIRRLDQQALPPG from the coding sequence ATGGAGATGTTCCGCGAGATCATGGGGCGGGTGTCGGGTTACATCTACCCCAACGAGATCGAGATCAACTGGTCCATTCTGATCGTGGTGTACCCGTACCTCACCGGGCTGGTGGCCGGGGCGTTCATCCTGGCGTCGCTGGTGAAGGTGTTCAACGTGAAGGAGCTGCAGCCGACCTACCGGCTGAGCCTGCTCACCGCGCTGTCCTTCCTGCTCATCGCGCCCTTCCCGCTGCTGCTGCACCTGGCGTGGCCCATGAGGTCCTTCGAGATCTTCCTAACCCCCAATCTCACCTCGGCCATGGCCATGTTCGGGTTCGTGTACGCCTGGTACCTGATGGGCGTGCTGCTCCTGGAGGTGTGGTTCGAGTTCCGCCGCGACCTGGTGGTGCTCGCGCGCGAAACGAAGGGGGTGCTGCGGTTCGTGTACCGTCTGTTGTCGCTGTTCTCCAGCGACATCAGCGAGGCCGCGCTGGCGTTCGATCGCAAGGCCATCCGGTTCATCACCATCATCGGCATCCCCTCCGCGTTTCTTCTCCACGGATACGTGGGCTTCATCTTCGGGTCCATCAAGGCCAACCCGTGGTGGAGCTCGGTGCTGATGCCGATCGTGTTCCTGATGTCGGCCATCGTCTCGGGGATCGCGATGGTGGTGCTGTTGTACATGATCATCACCGCGACGCGCAACGAGACCATCGACATGAAATGCCTGGACAAGATCGTCACCTTCCTGTTCTACGCGGTGATCGTGGACTTCTCGCTGGAGTTCCTCGACTTCATCCACCGCCTGTACGAGAGCGAGGAGTCGATCCAGATCCTGGGCCAGCTGATTGCGCTGCGGCTGTTCCAGAACCTGGTCATCCTGCAGGTGCTGATGGGCATGCTGGTGCCCCTGGCCATCCTGGTGGTGGTGGAGTTGCGCCGGTTCAACGACGACATGCGCAAGCTGCTGTACTTCATCTCCGTGATCCTGATCCAGCTGGGCATCTTCAGCACCCGCTGGAACGTGGTGATCGGCGGGCAACTCTTCTCGAAGAGCCTGCGCGGGCTGATGACGTACAAGATGGAGATCACGGGGCTGGAGGGCCTGCTCACGGCGCTGGTGCTGCTGATCCTGCCCTTCGTCATCCTCACGGTGCTGGTGCGCATCCTGCCGATCCGGCGCCTCGACCAGCAGGCTCTGCCCCCGGGCTAG